In Cupriavidus sp. EM10, the genomic window CCTTCTCGCGCGGCGCGCCGGGCTCGGGCGTCAGCGAAATCCGGACGGTGTCGCCGATGCCTTCCTGCAGCAGCACCGACAGCGCCGCCGTCGATGCCACGATGCCCTTGCTGCCCATGCCGGCTTCGGTCAGGCCCAAATGCAGCGCGTATTCGCAGCGGCGCGACAGCTCGCGGTACACCGCCACCAGCTCCTGCACCTGCGACACCTTGCACGACAGGATGATCTGGTTGCCCGGCAGGCCGATTTCCTCGGCCTTCTGCGCCGATTCGATCGCCGACGTGATCAGCGCTTCCACCATCACGCTCTGCGCGGGCCACGGTTCGGCGCGTTTGGCATTCTCGTCCATGATGCGCGCGAGCAGGTCCTGATCCAGGCTGCCCCAGTTCACGCCAATGCGCACAGGCTTGTTGTAGCGGCACGCCATCTCGATCATCTCGGCGAACTGCTTGTCGCGCTTGGCGCCCTTCCCCACGTTGCCGGGGTTGATGCGATACTTCGACAGCGCCTGCGCGCACTCGGGATAATCGTGCAGCAGTGTATGGCCGTTGTAGTGGAAGTCGCCCACCAGCGGCACGTTCACGCCCATGCGGTCCAGCTGCTCGCGGATGGCCGGCACGGCCGCCGCGGCTTCCGGCGTGTTGACGGTAATGCGGACGATTTCCGAGCCGGCGCGCGCCAGATCCTTGATCTGGATCGCGGTGCCGATCGCGTCGACGGTATCCGTATTGGTCATCGACTGCACGCGCACCGGTGCGCCGCCGCCGATCGTTACGATATTGTCACCCCACACTACGCTGGCCTGGCGCGACACGCGGCGCGGCAGCGGACCCGGGATCACCGGTTGGGAAGCATTCTGGTGCATTGCGTTACCACCTTCAAATGGCTTGGCTGATTGCGCTGCCCGGCCGCATTACTGCAGGGTCAGGCGCGCCACATTGTTCCGGTCGGCAGACTTGAAGTTCACCGGCGTGCCATTGTGCGCCAGCGACTCCACACCCTTCACGTTGCCGAGAATGACCTTGTACGGACCGCCCGCGCCGCTGCCCGCCACGGCGTCGCCGCCCTTGGCCGTGCCGCCGAGGATTACCTTGCCGGTGCGGTCGCGCACCTCGTACCAGGTATCGGAGGCGAAGCGGATCTGCACCGCCCCGTCGCCCGACACCACGGGCGCCGCAGCAGCGGCGGGCGTGGCCACGGTCGGCACGGCAGCAGGCGCCGCCGGCTTGGCCGGCGCGTCCTGCGTCAGGTTCACGGCGCCGCCCGTCGCCAGCGGCATGCCAGACGACGTGGTCGCGGCCGGGACCGGGGCAGCAGGCACGGGAGCATTCTTCTTTGCCGGCTCGGCAGTTTCCGCCTTGGCCGCCGGCTCAGCCGGCGCTGCCTCGGACGGTGCCGGCGAATCGTTGCCTGCCATCACGGGC contains:
- the ispG gene encoding flavodoxin-dependent (E)-4-hydroxy-3-methylbut-2-enyl-diphosphate synthase, whose amino-acid sequence is MHQNASQPVIPGPLPRRVSRQASVVWGDNIVTIGGGAPVRVQSMTNTDTVDAIGTAIQIKDLARAGSEIVRITVNTPEAAAAVPAIREQLDRMGVNVPLVGDFHYNGHTLLHDYPECAQALSKYRINPGNVGKGAKRDKQFAEMIEMACRYNKPVRIGVNWGSLDQDLLARIMDENAKRAEPWPAQSVMVEALITSAIESAQKAEEIGLPGNQIILSCKVSQVQELVAVYRELSRRCEYALHLGLTEAGMGSKGIVASTAALSVLLQEGIGDTVRISLTPEPGAPREKEVYVGQEILQTMGLRNFTPMVIACPGCGRTTSTTFQELAASIQGYLREQMPVWKNEFPGVEEMDVAVMGCIVNGPGESKHANIGISLPGSGESPAAPVFVDGVKVKTLRGENIAQEFQAIVDEYVRSHYGPNAKQAKQEAVA